In Lewinellaceae bacterium, a single window of DNA contains:
- a CDS encoding transcriptional regulator, protein MKHKTISYQSSTLLAALNEKSQDFFDIKDAMEILEGSSETAVRELVRGMVNRGLLLRIKDGLFHIIPYEANSSTYFPNWHLVASHLAGGREFYIGYSSALEIHELTTQPSLIEQVVVDKQVRPSQLMVKDVAFQFIYHNRRHFFGFRNTWIDDFHKVPVSDLEKTLIDCLYKPDYAGGIVDIAKALYKARKDIRFEKLNGYLDQFGAQSVRKRLGYLLDGFGIEEDFTQTLEASLSNSYTSLDPSLPKEGKYISKWKIQANLDEASIFSSIST, encoded by the coding sequence ATGAAACATAAAACAATTTCTTACCAATCCTCTACCCTTCTTGCTGCTTTGAACGAAAAAAGCCAGGACTTTTTCGACATCAAAGACGCTATGGAAATCCTGGAAGGCTCTTCTGAAACGGCGGTCAGGGAACTAGTTCGGGGCATGGTCAACCGAGGTTTGCTGCTTCGGATTAAGGACGGGCTGTTTCATATCATACCCTATGAAGCGAATAGCAGCACTTACTTTCCCAACTGGCATCTTGTGGCCAGCCACCTGGCGGGCGGGCGGGAGTTCTATATCGGCTATTCCAGCGCCCTGGAAATACATGAATTGACGACTCAACCTTCCCTGATAGAGCAGGTGGTTGTGGATAAGCAGGTTAGGCCGAGCCAGCTCATGGTGAAGGACGTGGCCTTTCAATTCATATACCACAATCGCCGCCATTTCTTCGGCTTCAGAAATACCTGGATAGATGATTTCCATAAAGTGCCCGTCAGCGACCTGGAGAAGACCTTAATAGACTGCCTGTACAAGCCGGATTATGCAGGGGGAATTGTCGACATAGCAAAGGCACTATATAAGGCCCGAAAGGATATTCGGTTCGAAAAGCTGAACGGCTACCTCGATCAGTTTGGCGCCCAATCTGTCAGAAAGCGCCTAGGATATTTGCTAGATGGTTTTGGCATTGAGGAGGATTTTACCCAAACGTTAGAGGCTTCACTTTCCAATTCCTATACCAGCCTGGACCCCAGTCTTCCAAAGGAGGGAAAGTACATCTCAAAATGGAAGATACAGGCAAATCTCGATGAGGCATCTATCTTTTCCTCAATAAGCACTTGA
- a CDS encoding nucleotidyl transferase AbiEii/AbiGii toxin family protein: MIKPGEIQAIANLQKVRDTQIEKDYIITWVLIGLSQNEYLREELLFKGGTALKKAYYPDYRFSEDLDFTFVGSTFDKDEILNAFEEAFEWIYDESRIKLTIKEVSELSTGNVSFYTGYIGPLGGDGSKKDLKVDISQDEKVYYAPEGRNIHAEYSDTEGDFMCKCYSLGEIISEKMRTLMERTTPRDLYDLWFLLEVDGFDIEDFIFGFQDKAAFKGLNPNDFVDKVSSKKKTLKSQWEKFLSHQINDLPDFEDVWRDFGKHLRRFSKFLEGG, translated from the coding sequence ATGATAAAACCAGGAGAAATACAGGCAATCGCCAACCTACAAAAGGTCCGGGATACCCAAATCGAAAAGGATTACATCATTACCTGGGTGCTAATAGGGCTTTCCCAAAATGAATACTTGAGGGAGGAACTCTTATTCAAGGGAGGCACCGCCTTAAAGAAAGCCTATTATCCTGATTATCGATTCTCAGAAGACCTGGACTTCACTTTTGTTGGAAGTACATTTGACAAAGACGAAATCCTAAATGCATTTGAAGAAGCCTTCGAATGGATCTACGACGAATCCCGGATAAAGCTGACTATTAAAGAGGTCAGTGAACTCAGCACCGGCAACGTCAGCTTCTACACTGGTTATATCGGCCCACTCGGTGGCGATGGCTCCAAAAAGGACCTGAAGGTGGATATCAGCCAGGATGAAAAAGTCTATTACGCTCCTGAGGGCCGAAACATTCATGCAGAATACTCGGACACTGAAGGTGATTTTATGTGTAAATGTTATAGCCTGGGAGAGATCATCTCCGAAAAGATGCGAACGCTGATGGAACGCACCACTCCCAGGGATTTGTATGACCTGTGGTTCTTATTGGAAGTGGACGGCTTCGACATCGAAGATTTCATTTTTGGCTTTCAGGATAAAGCCGCATTCAAAGGACTGAACCCAAATGATTTTGTGGACAAGGTGAGTTCTAAAAAGAAAACGCTGAAAAGCCAATGGGAGAAGTTCCTGTCTCACCAGATAAACGACTTGCCAGATTTTGAAGACGTATGGCGGGATTTTGGAAAGCACCTCCGGAGGTTTTCCAAATTCCTGGAAGGAGGATAG
- the bshA gene encoding N-acetyl-alpha-D-glucosaminyl L-malate synthase BshA: protein MKIGIVCYPTYGGSGVVATELGLGLAKKGHEVHFITYKRPARLTTFHANVFYHEVSTEDYPLFEYPPYDTALASKLVDVVKFEDLDLLHVHYAIPHAAVAYMAKKILLSEGRYVPVITTLHGTDITLVGNNNAFSPVVTFSINKSDGVTAVSESLKQQTYDYFDIHNDIRVIHNFIDFERFRKVNKDHFKKAIAPNGERILVHVSNFRKVKRVEDVIHIFQRVYQRLPSKLMLIGDGPERHNLEELCRKLGLCHETRFLGKQDAVEELLAVSDLFIMPSEAESFGLAALEAMACEVPVISSNAGGLPEVNIHGKTGYLSEVGDVEDMARNAIHILENDNVLREFRTNALEQARRFDIDNILPQYEAYYEEVVKTVVY from the coding sequence ATGAAAATAGGCATAGTTTGCTACCCTACCTACGGTGGGAGCGGCGTTGTAGCCACCGAGCTGGGTTTGGGCCTCGCCAAAAAAGGGCACGAGGTTCACTTCATCACCTACAAGCGGCCGGCCCGCCTCACCACTTTTCACGCCAACGTTTTTTACCACGAAGTCTCCACGGAAGACTACCCCCTCTTTGAATATCCGCCTTACGACACCGCCCTGGCCAGCAAACTGGTCGACGTGGTGAAATTTGAAGACCTCGACCTGCTGCACGTGCACTATGCCATTCCGCACGCAGCCGTAGCTTATATGGCGAAAAAAATCCTGCTTTCGGAGGGGCGCTATGTGCCGGTCATCACCACCCTGCACGGCACCGACATCACCCTGGTGGGCAACAACAATGCCTTCTCTCCGGTAGTGACCTTTTCCATCAATAAATCCGATGGGGTGACGGCCGTTTCGGAAAGCCTCAAGCAACAGACCTACGATTACTTCGATATTCACAACGACATCCGGGTCATCCACAACTTCATAGATTTTGAGCGCTTTCGCAAAGTTAATAAAGACCACTTCAAAAAAGCCATTGCGCCCAACGGCGAGCGCATCCTGGTGCACGTCTCCAACTTTCGGAAAGTAAAGCGGGTGGAAGATGTGATCCATATTTTCCAGAGGGTCTACCAGCGCCTCCCATCTAAACTCATGTTGATCGGCGACGGGCCGGAACGCCACAACCTGGAAGAGCTTTGCCGCAAGCTGGGGCTTTGCCACGAAACCCGCTTCCTCGGCAAGCAGGATGCCGTCGAGGAGTTGCTCGCCGTGTCCGACCTCTTTATCATGCCCTCGGAAGCCGAAAGCTTTGGGCTGGCCGCTCTGGAGGCCATGGCCTGCGAAGTGCCGGTCATTTCTTCCAACGCCGGCGGCCTGCCCGAAGTAAATATCCATGGCAAGACCGGCTATCTCAGCGAGGTAGGCGACGTAGAAGATATGGCCCGCAACGCCATCCATATCCTGGAGAACGACAATGTGCTCCGCGAATTCCGCACCAATGCCCTGGAGCAGGCCCGCCGCTTCGATATCGACAACATCCTGCCCCAGTATGAGGCGTATTATGAGGAGGTGGTGAAGACCGTGGTTTATTAG
- a CDS encoding type IV toxin-antitoxin system AbiEi family antitoxin domain-containing protein, whose protein sequence is MDKDNQILEIFHQNKGYARTKDVLEAGVHHHYLDMLVQKGKVVKIKRGLYRLVSVSVDDELEEVSHIVPDGVVCLFSAWNFYQLSDFVPPEYHIAIEKTHKVALPDYPPIKIYYWSEKYWSIGITEARVGNTIVKIYDKEKSVCDAIRYRNKIGKDVEKEVLKNYLKEKSRNIDKLLRFARLLRVEEQIKTYLSILL, encoded by the coding sequence ATGGACAAAGACAATCAAATACTCGAAATTTTCCATCAGAACAAAGGCTATGCCCGGACGAAAGATGTTTTGGAAGCAGGAGTGCACCATCACTATCTCGACATGCTTGTCCAGAAAGGAAAGGTGGTGAAAATTAAGAGGGGGTTGTACAGGCTCGTCTCGGTTAGCGTTGACGACGAACTGGAAGAGGTTAGCCATATCGTACCCGACGGAGTCGTTTGTCTTTTTTCAGCCTGGAATTTTTATCAACTCTCTGATTTTGTCCCACCTGAATACCACATTGCCATTGAAAAAACCCATAAAGTTGCCTTGCCGGATTATCCGCCTATCAAGATTTATTACTGGAGTGAAAAATACTGGAGTATTGGCATCACTGAGGCCAGGGTCGGCAACACCATAGTGAAGATCTATGATAAAGAAAAATCGGTGTGCGATGCCATTAGATACCGAAACAAAATCGGCAAAGACGTGGAGAAAGAAGTGCTGAAAAATTATCTCAAAGAAAAAAGCCGGAACATAGACAAACTGCTTCGATTCGCCCGGTTGCTGCGGGTAGAGGAACAAATAAAAACCTATTTGAGCATCCTGCTATGA
- a CDS encoding nucleotidyl transferase AbiEii/AbiGii toxin family protein — MSEKKNIVASVKGRLLHIARTEGKNHQLLLLRYFQERFLFRLSRSRYNPNFCLKGAAFLYALEGERSRATKDIDFLGMHINSAPQSLRRALTEICAISHQEDGVTFDMDSLSTEDIVKDGNYQGVRIGITAHLDRTKQRLKIDIGFGDTVVPAPMEMAYPVILEMDAPVLFAYSIESTIAEKFEAMIDLAEVNTRMKDFYDVYHLLKNHQVDPKTLEQAIQQTFRRRETPAPEGHSLFLPAFYLNEERNTSWRAWLRKAQLDKGLAFSEVMSLISFRLKPIYLRLS; from the coding sequence ATGAGTGAAAAGAAAAATATCGTAGCCTCGGTAAAGGGGCGGCTCCTGCATATTGCCAGGACAGAAGGAAAAAACCATCAACTTCTCTTACTCCGTTATTTTCAGGAACGGTTCCTGTTCCGCCTCTCCCGATCTAGATACAACCCGAATTTTTGCCTCAAAGGGGCTGCCTTTTTGTATGCCCTCGAGGGAGAACGGAGCCGGGCTACAAAAGATATCGACTTTTTGGGGATGCACATTAACTCAGCTCCTCAATCGCTGCGGCGAGCCCTGACGGAAATCTGTGCAATCAGCCATCAGGAAGATGGAGTTACGTTCGACATGGATTCCCTTTCTACAGAGGACATTGTCAAAGACGGGAACTACCAAGGTGTCCGAATCGGTATTACCGCCCATCTGGACAGAACAAAGCAAAGGCTAAAGATCGACATCGGGTTTGGTGATACGGTAGTGCCCGCACCTATGGAAATGGCCTATCCCGTAATCCTTGAAATGGACGCTCCCGTGTTGTTCGCCTATTCCATCGAGTCTACCATAGCGGAAAAATTCGAAGCCATGATTGACCTCGCGGAAGTCAATACCCGCATGAAGGACTTTTACGATGTTTACCACCTGCTGAAAAACCACCAGGTTGATCCCAAAACGCTGGAACAGGCTATCCAACAAACTTTTAGACGAAGGGAAACACCTGCACCTGAAGGCCACAGCTTATTTCTGCCTGCCTTTTATCTGAACGAAGAAAGGAACACAAGCTGGCGAGCCTGGCTGCGCAAAGCCCAATTGGACAAGGGATTGGCGTTTTCTGAAGTGATGTCCTTAATCAGTTTTCGATTGAAGCCAATTTATCTCAGGTTATCCTGA
- a CDS encoding type II toxin-antitoxin system VapC family toxin, whose translation MGAAYLLDSNVIIYLINGTLSPKNSKVILEAAKQPAHVSVISKIEILGWNPPTQKEADECQSFMDDAVVLDLSNAVVEKTIEIRKTVRIKLPDAIIGATALVHGLTLLTRNVSDFSNVPGVNVIDPFSSIRTP comes from the coding sequence ATGGGAGCGGCCTATCTCTTAGATTCGAACGTCATCATTTATCTGATCAACGGGACGTTAAGCCCGAAAAATTCTAAGGTTATTCTTGAGGCAGCCAAGCAGCCTGCTCATGTATCTGTTATTTCCAAAATAGAAATTCTCGGTTGGAACCCGCCCACTCAAAAAGAGGCAGATGAATGCCAGAGCTTCATGGATGATGCTGTTGTTTTAGATCTGTCAAATGCTGTTGTTGAAAAGACTATCGAAATCCGTAAAACCGTCCGCATTAAACTTCCTGATGCTATTATTGGTGCCACTGCCCTTGTGCATGGCCTCACCCTTCTTACTCGAAATGTTTCCGATTTTTCAAATGTGCCAGGAGTAAATGTAATTGATCCGTTTTCTTCCATACGTACTCCTTGA
- a CDS encoding helix-turn-helix transcriptional regulator has protein sequence MTSRKAVLRPKEKKILSTLGENIKLARLRRKLSTEQVSERANISRSTLWSIEKGSPKVAMGKYVQVLSVLGLEKDLLSVGSDDILGRKLQDAELKTPKRAPKTETE, from the coding sequence ATGACTTCCAGAAAAGCCGTTTTACGCCCCAAAGAAAAAAAGATCCTCTCTACACTGGGTGAAAACATCAAACTGGCCCGGCTCCGGCGCAAGCTGTCTACCGAACAGGTGTCCGAGAGAGCAAACATCAGCCGAAGCACTTTGTGGAGCATCGAGAAAGGAAGCCCGAAGGTGGCGATGGGAAAGTATGTTCAGGTTCTGTCGGTGCTGGGCCTGGAGAAGGATTTGCTTTCTGTAGGATCTGATGATATCTTGGGAAGAAAACTACAAGATGCTGAACTGAAAACGCCTAAGAGAGCACCTAAAACTGAGACGGAGTAA
- a CDS encoding glucosidase yields MKRNIEQVRIQEAYQRQIPWLRWGPYLSERQWGTVREDYSDNQAAWKYFTHEQARSRAYRWGEDGLAGICDHQQRLCLALSLWNGRDPFLKERLFGLTNPEGNHGEDVKEYYFYLDNTPTHSYMKYLYKYPQQPFPYEELLSANQQRSRQEPEFELLDTGIFDDNRYFDIVAEYAKAGPDDIGMRITVTNRGPEAAPLHVLPTLWYRNTWRWAEEAPIPQLRAAGWKGGHAIEVRHPELEPYYLYTNEAAALLFTENETNKRLLFNEPNLSNYTKDGINDYLVEGKKESVNPRQRGTKAAAHYALEIEAGSTEVIHLRFCNIAPQALGQALLPDKGNPLGKGFKAVFQDRQKEADAFYQAITPDQLDAEDKTIMRQALAGMLWTKQYYYYDLDQWLEEHGANPLNMRKPKKARNERWVHMLNADIISMPDKWEYPWYAAWDLAFQAINLAMVDLDFAKEQLSLMLRETYLHPNGQLPAYEWNFDDVNPPVHAWATLFVYGIEKQRRGSGDLPWLKNAFQKLTLNFTWWVNRKDPQDRNVFEGGFLGLDNIGVFDRSETLPGGAKLEQADGTAWMALYCQNMFEMALELALYDPVYEDMALKFFEHFLYIASAMDRMGEHKENLWDEEDGFFYDLLRPPNGDPLRLKVRSMVGLLPLCATTVLDSSIIQRFPRLVKRARFRFEKHPELLQRIHDPRRVSANGRVMFSILGEEKLRRVLHRLLDEGEFLSPFGIRALSRHYAEEPYEFFMNDEKYVVEYLPAESDSPMFGGNSNWRGPVWFPVNTLLLRALLQFYTYYGNDFQVECPTGSGRMMNLYEVSKEIATRLIRLFRRDAAGKRPVNGDQEKFHRDPHWREHLLFYEYFNGDDGTGLGASHQTGWTGLVAFLIQLFGSVTAERMLKEGFRPATVYREE; encoded by the coding sequence ATGAAGCGCAACATCGAACAAGTACGGATTCAGGAAGCTTACCAGCGGCAGATTCCCTGGCTGCGCTGGGGCCCTTACCTCAGCGAGCGGCAGTGGGGCACCGTCCGGGAAGATTACAGCGACAACCAGGCTGCCTGGAAGTACTTCACCCATGAGCAGGCCCGCTCGCGCGCCTACCGCTGGGGGGAGGACGGGCTGGCGGGCATCTGCGACCACCAACAGCGCCTGTGCCTGGCCTTATCTCTCTGGAACGGGCGCGACCCCTTCCTCAAGGAGCGCCTTTTCGGATTGACCAATCCCGAAGGCAACCACGGCGAAGACGTCAAGGAGTATTATTTCTACCTCGACAATACGCCGACGCACTCCTACATGAAGTATCTGTACAAATATCCGCAACAGCCTTTTCCCTACGAGGAGTTGTTGTCGGCCAACCAGCAGCGCAGCCGGCAGGAGCCGGAGTTCGAGCTGCTCGATACGGGCATTTTTGACGATAACCGCTATTTCGACATCGTGGCCGAGTATGCCAAGGCCGGCCCCGACGACATCGGAATGCGGATCACTGTGACCAACCGGGGCCCGGAGGCGGCGCCCTTACACGTGCTGCCGACGCTCTGGTACCGCAATACCTGGCGATGGGCAGAAGAAGCCCCCATCCCGCAGTTGCGCGCCGCCGGCTGGAAGGGTGGCCACGCGATCGAGGTGCGCCACCCGGAGCTGGAACCCTATTACTTGTACACCAATGAGGCGGCCGCCCTGTTGTTTACGGAAAATGAGACCAATAAGCGGCTCTTGTTTAACGAACCCAATCTGTCCAACTATACAAAAGACGGGATCAACGACTATCTCGTGGAGGGGAAAAAAGAAAGCGTCAATCCACGGCAACGGGGAACCAAGGCGGCGGCCCATTACGCGCTGGAGATTGAGGCGGGAAGTACCGAGGTGATCCACCTGCGTTTCTGCAATATTGCTCCCCAGGCCCTGGGCCAGGCGCTCCTGCCGGACAAGGGCAATCCGCTTGGCAAGGGGTTCAAAGCGGTTTTTCAGGATCGCCAAAAGGAGGCCGATGCTTTTTATCAGGCCATCACCCCGGATCAGCTCGATGCCGAAGATAAAACGATCATGCGGCAGGCGCTGGCAGGGATGCTGTGGACCAAACAGTACTATTACTACGACCTCGATCAATGGCTGGAAGAACACGGCGCCAATCCGCTAAACATGCGGAAGCCGAAAAAGGCGCGCAACGAGCGATGGGTCCACATGCTCAACGCCGATATCATCTCGATGCCCGACAAGTGGGAATATCCCTGGTATGCCGCCTGGGACCTGGCTTTTCAGGCGATCAACCTGGCCATGGTGGACCTCGATTTCGCCAAGGAGCAGCTCAGCCTGATGCTCCGGGAGACGTACCTGCACCCCAACGGCCAGCTGCCGGCCTACGAGTGGAATTTCGACGACGTCAACCCGCCGGTCCACGCCTGGGCGACGCTGTTCGTTTACGGCATTGAAAAGCAGCGCCGGGGAAGCGGCGACCTCCCCTGGCTAAAGAACGCCTTCCAGAAGCTCACGCTCAACTTTACCTGGTGGGTCAACCGCAAAGACCCGCAAGACCGCAATGTATTCGAGGGGGGCTTTCTCGGGCTGGACAACATCGGGGTGTTCGACCGCAGTGAAACGCTGCCCGGCGGCGCCAAGCTCGAGCAGGCAGACGGTACCGCCTGGATGGCCTTGTATTGCCAGAATATGTTCGAAATGGCCCTGGAACTGGCGCTCTACGACCCCGTTTACGAAGATATGGCGTTGAAGTTCTTCGAACATTTCCTGTACATCGCTTCCGCCATGGACCGCATGGGGGAGCATAAGGAAAACCTTTGGGATGAGGAAGACGGGTTTTTCTACGATCTGTTGCGGCCACCGAACGGCGACCCCCTCCGGCTCAAAGTGCGGTCGATGGTAGGCTTATTGCCGCTTTGTGCGACCACCGTTCTGGACAGCAGCATCATTCAGCGTTTTCCGCGGCTCGTAAAGCGGGCGAGGTTCCGTTTTGAAAAACACCCCGAGTTGCTTCAGCGCATCCACGATCCGCGGAGGGTGAGCGCCAACGGGCGGGTGATGTTTTCCATCCTCGGTGAAGAGAAGTTGCGCCGGGTGCTGCATCGATTGCTCGACGAAGGCGAATTTCTGAGCCCCTTCGGCATTCGCGCCCTCTCGCGCCACTATGCCGAAGAACCCTATGAGTTCTTTATGAATGATGAAAAGTACGTGGTGGAATACCTCCCTGCCGAATCGGACTCTCCGATGTTCGGCGGGAACTCCAACTGGCGGGGCCCCGTCTGGTTTCCGGTCAATACGCTGCTGCTCCGGGCGCTGCTCCAGTTCTATACCTACTACGGCAACGACTTTCAGGTGGAATGCCCGACGGGCTCCGGCCGGATGATGAACCTCTACGAGGTCAGCAAAGAGATCGCCACCCGCCTGATCCGCTTATTCCGCCGCGATGCGGCAGGCAAGCGCCCGGTCAACGGTGACCAGGAAAAATTTCATCGCGATCCGCACTGGCGGGAGCACCTCCTGTTCTATGAGTACTTCAACGGCGACGACGGCACCGGCCTCGGCGCCAGCCATCAAACCGGCTGGACGGGGCTGGTGGCTTTCCTCATCCAGCTCTTCGGCTCGGTGACGGCGGAAAGGATGCTGAAGGAAGGATTCCGGCCCGCGACGGTGTATCGGGAGGAATAG
- a CDS encoding HipA domain-containing protein: MGMLRAEQVRGEEIFSFEYDEQWLQSGFAQVLDPDLRLFTGPQYITDEKPNFGIFLDSSPDRWGRTLMKRREALQAREEKRKERRLFESDYLLGVNDISRSGALRFKLNEEGPFLDDNTTFPTPPFSSIRELEHASLRIEDDDFFEDKEASKWLRLLMAPGSSLGGARPKASVRSPEGHLWIAKFPSKNDDRDQGAWESIVNKLAAEAGVRVTQGMAKKFSQKYHTFLAKRFDRSNSSERIHFASAMTLLDYKDGVNHQDGASYLELVEVIEAYGAQPEEDLLELWKRIVFSICVSNTDDHLRNHGFLLTNRGWLLSPAYDINPNEQGVGLSLNIDENSNALDLELAKSVAEYFRVNLKAAENFIRSTKKIVNTWRNKADRLGISKAEQELMKSAFE; this comes from the coding sequence ATGGGAATGCTCCGGGCGGAACAAGTCCGGGGAGAGGAAATCTTTTCTTTCGAATACGATGAGCAGTGGCTGCAAAGTGGGTTTGCACAGGTGCTGGACCCCGACCTTCGTTTATTCACCGGCCCTCAGTACATCACCGATGAGAAACCCAACTTTGGCATTTTCCTGGACTCCTCCCCGGACAGATGGGGAAGGACGTTGATGAAAAGACGGGAAGCGCTCCAGGCAAGAGAGGAAAAAAGAAAAGAAAGAAGATTGTTTGAGTCCGATTACTTACTTGGGGTCAATGATATATCACGTTCGGGAGCACTTCGCTTTAAATTAAATGAAGAAGGCCCTTTTCTGGATGACAACACGACATTTCCAACTCCTCCTTTTTCAAGCATCCGAGAATTGGAACACGCCAGCCTGAGAATTGAAGATGACGATTTCTTTGAAGATAAAGAGGCTTCAAAGTGGCTTCGTTTGTTAATGGCGCCGGGTTCTTCCCTGGGTGGCGCCAGGCCCAAAGCCAGTGTCCGGAGCCCGGAAGGCCACCTCTGGATCGCCAAATTTCCAAGCAAAAATGATGATAGGGACCAAGGAGCTTGGGAATCTATCGTCAATAAACTGGCAGCAGAAGCCGGGGTCAGGGTAACACAAGGAATGGCAAAAAAGTTTTCTCAGAAATATCACACTTTTTTGGCCAAGCGGTTTGACCGCAGCAATAGTAGCGAACGGATACACTTCGCTTCCGCCATGACACTACTGGACTACAAGGATGGAGTCAATCATCAGGACGGCGCGAGTTATCTGGAATTAGTGGAAGTTATTGAAGCTTACGGCGCGCAGCCGGAAGAAGATTTACTCGAGCTATGGAAAAGGATTGTGTTTTCTATTTGCGTCTCCAATACTGATGACCACCTGCGCAACCACGGTTTTCTCCTGACGAACAGAGGTTGGCTTTTATCTCCTGCCTACGATATCAATCCCAATGAGCAAGGTGTTGGGCTAAGCCTTAATATTGATGAAAACAGCAATGCCCTGGACCTGGAATTGGCAAAAAGCGTTGCGGAGTATTTCCGAGTAAACCTCAAAGCAGCGGAAAACTTCATACGCTCTACGAAAAAGATCGTTAACACGTGGCGGAATAAAGCTGATCGACTAGGAATTTCTAAAGCGGAGCAGGAATTGATGAAATCGGCTTTCGAATAG
- a CDS encoding DUF3472 domain-containing protein, translating into MKNAVLLLSSFFLLLSCSVKESLGTDIPPGNISWGKNIPLAGNAWVLTDPLASSSLIQENGLANWPDPAHSIGIFFHLSKAGEIRIAIRARVISGESVLKYTFGGKTGEISLHNTDWAIIPVGIFVVGLPGYQKLELQGKNHTGPTFAEVEEVLLGGAAAKGEVNYVKDEFYWGRRGPSVHLWYPQADGIEQVEWFYNEITVPEGQDVLGSYFMANGFNEGYFGFQVNSDTERRVLFSVWSPFEADDPNSIPEDQKVRLLKKGQGVYTGEFGNEGSGGQSYLHYPWRAGVTYRFLLRGHPSAGNNTDYTAWFYPPEAGQWLLIASWRRPQTDTYLAGLYSFLENFIPETGATSRYARYSNQWVCDTRGQWHELTRAHFTADATARKGNRLDYAGGMQNGAFFLRNCGFFNERTEIDTDFERPATGKKPKMDLERLP; encoded by the coding sequence ATGAAAAATGCTGTCCTACTCCTATCATCCTTTTTTCTTTTGCTGTCCTGCTCTGTTAAAGAATCACTTGGCACGGACATTCCCCCGGGAAATATCTCCTGGGGAAAAAATATTCCCCTAGCCGGTAATGCCTGGGTGCTCACCGATCCGCTGGCATCCTCCAGCCTGATCCAGGAAAATGGCCTGGCCAACTGGCCGGACCCGGCCCATTCCATCGGGATATTTTTTCATCTGTCCAAGGCCGGCGAGATCCGGATTGCCATTCGCGCCCGGGTAATAAGCGGTGAATCCGTATTGAAATACACTTTTGGCGGAAAAACGGGAGAAATAAGCTTGCACAACACCGATTGGGCGATCATTCCAGTCGGTATTTTTGTGGTGGGCCTGCCCGGATACCAGAAATTGGAGCTGCAAGGCAAAAACCATACAGGCCCTACTTTTGCCGAAGTGGAGGAAGTACTACTTGGGGGGGCTGCTGCCAAGGGGGAGGTGAATTATGTGAAAGATGAATTTTACTGGGGCCGGCGCGGGCCGTCAGTGCACTTGTGGTATCCACAAGCAGACGGAATAGAACAGGTGGAATGGTTTTACAACGAGATTACCGTTCCGGAGGGGCAGGATGTGCTTGGGTCCTATTTTATGGCCAATGGTTTTAATGAAGGCTATTTCGGCTTTCAAGTCAATTCGGATACAGAGCGGCGCGTCCTTTTCTCAGTATGGAGCCCTTTCGAGGCCGACGACCCGAATAGTATCCCCGAAGATCAGAAGGTCAGGCTCCTCAAAAAAGGGCAGGGCGTGTATACCGGAGAATTTGGAAACGAAGGTTCCGGCGGGCAGAGTTACCTGCATTATCCCTGGCGTGCGGGCGTCACTTATCGCTTCCTGCTTCGCGGCCACCCATCTGCAGGTAACAATACCGATTATACCGCCTGGTTTTACCCACCTGAAGCCGGCCAATGGCTGCTCATTGCCAGTTGGCGCCGCCCCCAAACCGACACCTATCTGGCCGGGCTTTATTCCTTTCTCGAAAATTTCATTCCCGAAACCGGGGCCACCTCCCGGTATGCCCGTTACAGCAACCAATGGGTTTGCGATACCCGTGGACAATGGCATGAATTAACTCGTGCCCACTTCACTGCCGACGCTACCGCCCGCAAAGGCAACCGCCTGGATTACGCTGGCGGGATGCAAAACGGCGCTTTCTTTCTCAGGAATTGCGGTTTCTTCAACGAACGGACGGAAATCGATACCGATTTTGAACGGCCGGCGACGGGGAAGAAGCCGAAAATGGATTTGGAGCGGTTGCCGTAA